The Acidimicrobiales bacterium genome includes a window with the following:
- a CDS encoding amidohydrolase family protein: MTRRTLVIGDPVFVGGATGVLDDGALVIMDDTVEEVGPRAVLETHGPFDEVIGGPDVAVLPGFVNAHYHTECWTAPGLIDEIFELGNLYVGSSMIETDLEVIELLATYGLVQALKGGQTTTIDAFYGRPSVPLLGAEAVMTAYDRVGMRTALALSLRDQNRYGHRSDDEMLAALPPEIAAEVRASPLGYAWPIDEMVAIFHELHDRWDGRDGRFRVILAPDWTPACSDELYVRARRLADDYDVPLTSHVLETRAELMWNLDVYGKPGVRRLADLGVLGPDVSFSHFVWATDEDIAIAADHGVTAVNCIGSNMRTSVGLCRVRDILEAGGRVAFGTDGVSVGDREDFLSEIRVATILQRQPDRFDEHRIDSEIVLGSATAAGAAVSGFGSKLGTLEPGCLADLVCVDTSRIMFPRTRYPRERILDVLVDRADAGDISRVMVAGKVVVADGRVLTIDEDQLVERITDIEDRLYRPTSEAVRRSELAAMFKPQVVEMCEDWYSRPITRPASIFNTRSAPGPASST; the protein is encoded by the coding sequence ATGACACGGAGGACCCTGGTGATCGGCGACCCGGTCTTCGTCGGCGGGGCGACGGGCGTCCTCGACGACGGCGCTCTCGTGATCATGGATGACACCGTCGAGGAGGTGGGTCCGAGGGCCGTTCTCGAGACACACGGCCCGTTCGACGAGGTCATCGGGGGGCCCGACGTCGCTGTTCTTCCCGGCTTCGTGAACGCCCACTACCACACGGAGTGCTGGACGGCACCCGGGCTCATCGACGAGATCTTCGAGCTCGGCAACCTCTACGTCGGTTCCAGCATGATCGAGACCGACCTCGAGGTGATCGAGCTCCTGGCGACCTACGGCCTGGTGCAGGCCCTCAAGGGCGGCCAGACGACGACCATCGACGCGTTCTACGGCCGGCCCTCGGTGCCGTTGCTCGGAGCCGAGGCCGTGATGACCGCGTACGACCGGGTCGGGATGCGTACGGCGCTCGCTCTGTCGCTGCGGGATCAGAACCGCTACGGGCACCGCAGCGACGACGAGATGCTCGCTGCGCTCCCACCGGAGATCGCGGCGGAGGTCCGGGCGTCGCCGCTGGGCTATGCCTGGCCGATCGACGAGATGGTCGCGATCTTCCACGAGCTCCACGACCGCTGGGACGGACGTGACGGTCGCTTCCGCGTCATTCTGGCGCCCGACTGGACTCCCGCCTGTTCTGACGAGCTCTATGTCAGGGCCCGGCGTCTCGCGGACGACTACGACGTGCCACTCACCTCCCACGTCCTCGAGACCCGCGCCGAGCTGATGTGGAACCTCGACGTCTACGGAAAGCCCGGCGTGCGCCGACTCGCCGACCTCGGCGTGCTCGGTCCCGACGTCTCGTTCAGTCACTTCGTATGGGCCACGGACGAGGACATCGCCATCGCTGCGGACCACGGGGTGACAGCCGTGAACTGCATCGGATCCAACATGCGGACCTCGGTCGGTCTGTGTCGGGTGCGCGACATCCTCGAGGCCGGGGGCCGGGTGGCCTTCGGCACCGACGGGGTGTCCGTCGGCGACCGCGAGGACTTCCTCTCCGAGATCCGGGTGGCGACGATTCTGCAGCGTCAACCCGACCGGTTCGACGAGCACCGCATCGATTCCGAGATCGTTCTCGGTTCGGCGACGGCCGCCGGCGCGGCCGTGAGCGGATTCGGTTCGAAGCTGGGGACGCTCGAGCCCGGCTGCCTGGCGGACCTGGTGTGCGTCGACACGAGCCGCATCATGTTCCCGCGGACGCGTTATCCGCGGGAGCGCATTCTCGATGTCCTCGTGGACCGTGCTGACGCCGGCGACATCAGCCGTGTCATGGTCGCCGGGAAGGTCGTCGTCGCCGACGGTCGTGTCCTCACCATCGACGAGGACCAACTCGTGGAGCGGATCACCGACATCGAGGATCGGCTCTACCGGCCGACGTCGGAGGCTGTCCGCCGCAGCGAGCTCGCTGCCATGTTCAAGCCCCAGGTCGTCGAGATGTGCGAGGACTGGTACAGCCGGCCCATCACCCGGCCCGCCTCCATCTTCAACACCCGGTCCGCGCCGGGGCCCGCGTCTTCGACGTGA
- a CDS encoding dienelactone hydrolase family protein has protein sequence MTELTAADGHVLGAYENHPADALAGIVVIQEIFGVNAHIRSVVDVWADRGYHTIAPAVFDRIEPGIELGYDPDGIARGRQLKSELAWDDVIADVAAAVRRVAESGPVGIIGFCMGGSVAWLAASSLPVAAAVGYYGAEIPAWVDHTPTVPVMLHFGSQDAAIPLSGVAEVTVAHPEVAVHAYEGAGHGFACDACGSFHAPSAAVADERTAGFFARHLTS, from the coding sequence ATGACGGAACTGACGGCCGCCGACGGTCACGTCCTCGGCGCGTACGAGAACCATCCGGCCGACGCCCTTGCGGGGATCGTCGTCATTCAGGAGATCTTCGGGGTGAACGCCCACATCCGCTCCGTCGTCGACGTGTGGGCGGACCGCGGCTACCACACGATCGCTCCGGCTGTCTTCGACCGCATCGAGCCCGGGATCGAGCTCGGCTACGACCCCGACGGCATCGCCCGCGGTAGGCAACTCAAGTCCGAGCTCGCTTGGGACGACGTCATCGCCGATGTCGCAGCTGCGGTGCGTCGGGTCGCCGAGTCGGGCCCGGTGGGGATCATCGGTTTCTGCATGGGCGGGTCCGTGGCGTGGCTGGCGGCCTCGTCGCTGCCCGTGGCCGCTGCGGTCGGCTACTACGGCGCGGAGATCCCGGCGTGGGTGGACCACACGCCCACCGTGCCGGTGATGTTGCACTTCGGATCACAGGACGCCGCCATCCCCCTCAGCGGGGTCGCCGAGGTGACCGTCGCCCACCCCGAGGTGGCCGTCCACGCCTACGAGGGAGCCGGACACGGTTTCGCCTGTGATGCCTGCGGGTCGTTCCACGCTCCGTCGGCCGCGGTGGCAGATGAGCGGACGGCCGGGTTCTTCGCCCGACACCTCACTTCGTGA
- a CDS encoding NAD-dependent epimerase/dehydratase family protein produces MRILVAGAGGFIGGHLAGVLLAQGHDVRSVDRKDRADWHQVHPEAENVVADLNAPDAAAGAVSGCDRVFNMACDMGGMGFIESHKARCMLSVLTNTHLIAAAVDAGVDRYFFASTACVYPQRLQDSTEVVALREDDAYPADPEDGYGWEKLFSERMCRHMAEDFGIDVRVARFHNVYGPRGTWDGGREKAPAAICRKVAVAKATGNHEIEIWGDGEQRRSFLYIDDAIEGVLTLMESDVSDPVNIGSEEMVSINELVDAVSDIAGVTLRRSHDLSAPQGVRGRSSDNTMVRARLGWEPTISLRDGLAPTYEWIAAHVTK; encoded by the coding sequence ATGCGGATTCTCGTTGCAGGCGCTGGCGGATTCATCGGAGGACACCTCGCCGGAGTCCTTCTCGCGCAGGGCCATGACGTGCGCTCCGTGGACCGCAAGGACCGAGCCGACTGGCACCAGGTCCATCCGGAGGCCGAGAACGTCGTCGCCGACCTGAACGCCCCCGATGCCGCGGCCGGCGCCGTGTCCGGATGTGACCGGGTCTTCAACATGGCCTGCGACATGGGGGGCATGGGATTCATCGAGAGCCACAAGGCCCGCTGCATGCTCTCGGTTCTCACCAACACGCACCTGATCGCGGCAGCCGTGGATGCCGGTGTGGACCGCTACTTCTTCGCCTCGACTGCGTGCGTGTACCCCCAGCGCCTCCAGGACAGCACCGAGGTGGTCGCTCTGCGCGAGGACGACGCCTACCCGGCCGACCCCGAGGACGGCTACGGCTGGGAGAAGCTGTTCAGCGAACGGATGTGCCGACACATGGCCGAGGACTTCGGCATCGATGTCCGCGTCGCCCGCTTCCACAACGTCTACGGACCACGCGGGACCTGGGACGGAGGCCGGGAGAAGGCGCCCGCTGCGATCTGTCGCAAGGTCGCCGTGGCGAAGGCCACCGGCAACCACGAGATCGAGATCTGGGGCGACGGGGAGCAACGTCGCAGCTTCCTCTACATCGACGACGCGATCGAAGGCGTGCTGACGCTGATGGAATCCGATGTGTCGGATCCGGTCAACATCGGCTCTGAGGAGATGGTGTCGATCAACGAGCTCGTCGACGCGGTCAGCGATATCGCCGGTGTCACCCTGCGACGATCCCATGACCTGTCGGCCCCCCAGGGCGTGCGGGGACGTTCGAGTGACAACACGATGGTGCGCGCCCGCCTCGGGTGGGAGCCGACGATCTCACTTCGCGACGGTCTCGCCCCGACCTACGAGTGGATCGCCGCACACGTCACGAAGTGA
- a CDS encoding EAL domain-containing protein encodes MLTRRRKQSNTTRRRQWGSDRRTQPLPKVPPPVSERRVTIGRLAIVTTVGAWFAYVAITIVEQFVEGRASSARLGIEAIVYLLVVTALTASAMAYLITRIGFFYRNRSHQRAPRAVIDAFYTETVPTVTVLVPSYQEDERVIRTTLLSAALQEHPHLRVVLLIDDPPQPRNIAAHRLLEAARGLPERIADELAEPLDHVRGGLERFESLQVGSRRTTPDDMVELASHYEFASQWLRKLGDRHEIIDHADTFFVEHVIGALAEDLETIARALRSGAEEGASLSTDRIMQLYRRLVSTFRAEMSSFERKRYVSCSHAANKAMNLNSYIALMGGNWQEVATPQGLALVPCNTRDADFAVPDPDYILTLDADSVLLPEYCARILYVLEQGGNADVAVAQTPYSAYPGAGTRIERIAGATTDLQHIVHQGMTHYDATFWVGANAILRKEALDDIVEIDHEDKWEIRRYIQDRTVIEDTESTIDLGVHGWTLFNYPERLAYSATPPDFGSLCIQRQRWANGGLLILSKLRDQSRARRERREKNRFGEVFLRVNYMASIFWASLCLLILLIYPFNSGLLKPILPLIALPYFLMMASDLRYCGYKRLDVLRIYGFNLILLFVNLAGAFASVLQLVTGEKSSFKRTPKVRDRTTARAFYILSPWLLIVFSAYWVVYDIQHSHWAHLFFAGLNATLALYAMVAFVGTRNSVVDLWVQLRGWLYQPAPPGTVSKSSRSADRLSPGAIGDWASVLHYGPAGSGARVFEARSTGAGVAVEANGAGRFAPQPLSDGRSPTQPAAAAFEEYTFFTVFQPIVDMGDDQPVGYEALTRFADGQSPQESLAQATSAGLGLELDMALIHAAMASARALPVGAWLAVNVSPGLAAEPDKLAGILSQAPCPVVVEVPDTAGAEDLVRPLRQIPGVMVAIDDAGAGYESLSRIERLQPEFMKLQRDAVTGLADDAARQVFVETLVEFAERHGCQVIAEGIETEPELETLRQCGVHLGQGYLVGRPVPVSRVSERVVSS; translated from the coding sequence ATGCTGACGCGACGCAGGAAGCAGTCGAACACCACCCGCCGACGCCAGTGGGGTAGTGATCGCCGCACGCAACCCCTGCCGAAGGTTCCGCCCCCGGTCTCGGAGCGCCGCGTCACCATCGGTCGACTGGCGATCGTCACCACCGTGGGAGCGTGGTTCGCCTACGTCGCGATCACGATCGTCGAGCAGTTCGTCGAAGGTCGGGCCTCCAGTGCCCGGCTCGGTATCGAGGCGATCGTGTACCTCCTCGTCGTCACGGCGCTGACCGCGTCGGCGATGGCCTACCTCATCACCCGGATCGGCTTCTTCTACCGGAACCGGTCACACCAACGGGCTCCCCGGGCCGTGATCGACGCGTTCTACACGGAGACGGTCCCCACCGTGACCGTTCTCGTCCCCTCGTACCAGGAGGACGAGCGGGTCATCCGTACCACGCTGCTGTCAGCTGCGCTCCAGGAGCACCCCCACCTGCGCGTCGTCCTGTTGATCGACGACCCGCCCCAGCCGCGCAACATCGCGGCACACCGCCTACTCGAAGCGGCGCGCGGGCTTCCCGAACGGATCGCCGACGAACTCGCCGAGCCGCTGGATCATGTTCGTGGCGGCCTCGAACGCTTCGAGTCCCTCCAGGTCGGGTCACGCCGGACCACGCCCGACGACATGGTCGAGCTGGCCTCGCACTACGAGTTCGCATCCCAATGGCTCCGGAAACTCGGGGACCGGCACGAGATCATCGACCACGCCGACACCTTCTTCGTCGAGCACGTGATCGGTGCGCTCGCAGAGGATCTCGAGACGATCGCCCGGGCCCTGCGCAGCGGGGCGGAAGAAGGTGCGAGCCTCTCCACAGACCGGATCATGCAGCTCTACCGACGGCTCGTATCGACCTTCCGTGCCGAGATGTCCAGCTTCGAACGGAAGCGCTATGTGTCGTGTTCGCACGCCGCCAACAAGGCGATGAACCTGAACAGCTACATCGCGCTGATGGGTGGGAACTGGCAGGAGGTCGCCACGCCCCAGGGTCTCGCTCTGGTGCCCTGCAACACGCGCGACGCGGACTTCGCCGTGCCCGACCCGGACTACATCCTCACCCTCGACGCCGACAGCGTCCTGCTCCCTGAGTACTGCGCCCGGATCCTCTACGTCCTCGAGCAGGGCGGCAACGCCGACGTCGCCGTGGCGCAGACCCCCTACAGCGCCTACCCGGGCGCGGGCACCCGCATCGAACGCATCGCGGGTGCCACGACGGATCTGCAACACATCGTCCACCAGGGCATGACGCACTACGACGCGACCTTCTGGGTCGGGGCCAACGCGATCCTGCGCAAGGAGGCACTCGACGACATCGTCGAGATCGACCACGAGGACAAGTGGGAGATCCGCCGCTACATCCAGGACCGGACCGTCATCGAGGACACCGAGTCCACCATCGACCTCGGTGTGCACGGGTGGACGCTGTTCAACTACCCGGAACGGCTGGCCTACAGCGCGACCCCACCGGACTTCGGCTCGCTCTGCATCCAGCGACAGCGGTGGGCCAACGGTGGCCTCCTCATCCTGTCCAAGCTGCGCGATCAGTCGCGGGCCCGTCGCGAGCGGCGCGAGAAGAACCGATTCGGTGAGGTCTTCCTGCGGGTCAACTACATGGCCTCGATCTTCTGGGCATCGCTGTGTCTGTTGATCCTGTTGATCTACCCGTTCAACAGCGGTCTGCTGAAGCCGATCCTGCCGCTGATCGCGCTCCCGTACTTCTTGATGATGGCCTCGGACCTTCGCTACTGCGGCTACAAGCGCCTCGACGTCCTGCGCATCTACGGCTTCAACCTGATTCTGCTGTTCGTCAACCTCGCGGGCGCGTTCGCATCGGTGCTCCAACTCGTCACGGGTGAGAAGAGCTCGTTCAAGCGGACGCCGAAGGTCCGTGACCGCACGACGGCGCGGGCGTTCTACATCCTCTCGCCGTGGCTGCTGATCGTCTTCTCGGCCTACTGGGTCGTCTACGACATCCAGCACAGCCACTGGGCCCACCTGTTCTTCGCCGGTCTGAATGCGACGCTCGCTTTGTACGCGATGGTCGCGTTCGTGGGAACCCGCAACAGCGTCGTCGACCTGTGGGTCCAGTTGCGTGGCTGGCTCTACCAACCTGCTCCCCCGGGAACGGTCTCCAAGTCGTCGCGGTCCGCCGACCGGCTCTCTCCCGGCGCCATCGGCGACTGGGCGTCGGTCCTCCACTACGGGCCAGCCGGTTCGGGAGCGCGGGTCTTCGAGGCCCGCTCGACCGGTGCGGGGGTCGCAGTCGAGGCGAACGGTGCCGGTCGGTTCGCACCGCAACCGCTGAGCGACGGGCGATCCCCGACACAGCCGGCAGCGGCGGCGTTCGAGGAGTACACGTTCTTCACCGTCTTCCAGCCGATCGTCGACATGGGTGACGATCAGCCCGTCGGCTACGAGGCACTGACCCGGTTCGCGGATGGCCAGTCTCCGCAGGAGAGCCTCGCCCAGGCGACGTCCGCGGGTCTCGGCCTGGAACTGGACATGGCTCTGATCCACGCCGCGATGGCATCGGCACGCGCTCTACCTGTGGGAGCCTGGCTCGCCGTCAACGTCTCACCGGGGCTCGCAGCTGAACCCGACAAGCTGGCGGGGATCCTCAGCCAGGCACCGTGCCCGGTCGTCGTGGAGGTGCCGGACACGGCCGGCGCGGAGGACCTGGTGCGGCCGCTGCGTCAGATCCCCGGCGTGATGGTCGCCATCGACGACGCGGGAGCGGGATATGAGAGCCTCTCGCGTATCGAGCGGCTGCAACCGGAGTTCATGAAGTTGCAGCGCGACGCTGTCACCGGCCTGGCCGATGACGCCGCCCGCCAGGTGTTCGTCGAGACCCTGGTGGAGTTCGCCGAGCGCCACGGGTGCCAGGTGATCGCCGAGGGAATCGAGACGGAACCCGAACTCGAGACCTTGCGACAGTGTGGGGTCCACCTGGGACAGGGCTACCTGGTGGGTCGGCCCGTGCCGGTCAGCCGCGTCTCAGAACGGGTCGTGTCGAGCTGA
- a CDS encoding acetyl-CoA C-acyltransferase gives MAESFIFDAVRTPVGHHGGALAGVRPDDLAATALTALGTRNPELDPGAVEDVWLGAANQSGEDNRNVARMATLLAGWPVTVPGATVNRLCGSGLEAVIAASRAIASGDLTLAVAGGVESMSRAPWVLLKPGRAYARGNETLHSTTLGWRMVNPRHHDRWTVSLGEATELLVGEFGISRESQDEFAASSHRRAAAAWAAGHFDAEITQVPGAPLAIDESIRPETSVEALAGLRPVFRPEGTVTAGNASPLNDGAAALLIGSADAGRELGRDPIARIAARATSALEPHRFGLGPVDATRAALTRAGLSAGDLDAVELNEAFAGQALAVLHELGEMDPAIVNPLGGAIALGHPLGASGARILTTLLWHLRRTGGRYGLAAMCIGVGQGIAVVIERV, from the coding sequence GTGGCGGAATCCTTCATCTTCGACGCTGTCCGCACGCCCGTCGGGCATCACGGGGGCGCGCTCGCCGGCGTCCGGCCCGACGATCTCGCGGCCACCGCCCTCACCGCGCTCGGCACACGCAACCCGGAGCTCGACCCCGGGGCGGTGGAGGACGTGTGGCTCGGCGCTGCCAATCAGTCCGGCGAGGACAACCGCAACGTCGCCCGGATGGCGACGCTGCTCGCCGGATGGCCGGTGACAGTCCCGGGCGCAACTGTGAACCGGCTGTGCGGGTCGGGACTCGAGGCGGTGATCGCCGCGAGCCGGGCGATCGCCTCCGGTGACCTCACGCTCGCGGTGGCCGGCGGCGTGGAGTCCATGAGCCGCGCACCGTGGGTCCTCCTCAAGCCCGGACGCGCCTATGCCCGCGGGAACGAGACCCTCCACTCCACGACCCTGGGCTGGAGGATGGTGAACCCCCGCCACCACGACCGCTGGACGGTCTCGTTGGGCGAGGCGACCGAGTTGCTCGTCGGCGAATTCGGGATCAGCCGAGAATCCCAGGACGAGTTCGCCGCCTCGTCACACCGCCGTGCGGCGGCCGCATGGGCCGCCGGCCACTTCGACGCCGAGATCACCCAGGTGCCCGGCGCCCCGCTGGCGATCGACGAGTCGATACGGCCCGAGACGTCCGTCGAGGCACTCGCCGGACTCCGGCCCGTCTTCCGCCCCGAGGGCACCGTGACGGCGGGAAACGCCTCCCCGCTCAACGACGGAGCCGCTGCGCTGCTCATCGGGTCGGCCGATGCGGGCAGGGAACTGGGTCGCGATCCGATCGCACGGATCGCGGCCCGTGCGACCTCGGCGCTCGAACCGCACCGTTTCGGCCTCGGGCCGGTCGATGCCACCCGGGCGGCGCTGACCCGGGCCGGACTGTCAGCCGGCGACCTCGATGCGGTCGAGTTGAACGAGGCGTTCGCCGGGCAGGCTCTCGCCGTTCTCCACGAATTGGGTGAGATGGACCCCGCGATCGTGAACCCGCTCGGCGGCGCGATCGCCCTCGGCCACCCGCTGGGAGCCAGCGGCGCGCGCATTCTCACGACGCTCCTGTGGCATCTCCGCCGCACAGGGGGGCGCTACGGGCTCGCCGCGATGTGCATCGGCGTCGGCCAGGGGATCGCCGTCGTCATCGAACGCGTCTGA
- the yaaA gene encoding peroxide stress protein YaaA, translated as MLIVVSPAKSLDFDSPPVTDRHTEPRLADRAAELVEVLAAKSPDDLAALMSISPALAELNFERFADWRPEVSVETGRAAVLAFAGDTYRGLEAGGFSTRDFTRAQKVLRVLSGLYGVLRPLDLIQPYRLEMGTKLSTGAGDTLYDFWGDTITEMLAADLAASPGAKVLVNLASKEYFSAVDPDGLAGRVITPRFMDTNDDGDLRVMGMFAKQARGAMARWIITDRVTALRDLDDFAGLGYRFDPELSDVDEPVFVRSRADR; from the coding sequence GTGCTGATCGTCGTATCTCCCGCCAAGTCGCTCGATTTCGATTCGCCCCCGGTGACGGATCGCCACACCGAACCGCGTCTCGCCGACCGGGCCGCTGAGCTCGTCGAGGTCCTGGCGGCGAAGTCGCCCGACGACCTCGCCGCGTTGATGTCGATATCGCCGGCCCTCGCGGAGCTGAACTTCGAGAGGTTCGCCGACTGGCGGCCCGAGGTGTCGGTCGAGACGGGCCGCGCCGCGGTGCTCGCGTTCGCCGGTGACACCTACCGGGGACTCGAAGCGGGGGGCTTCTCTACCCGGGACTTCACGCGGGCCCAGAAGGTCCTGCGGGTCCTGTCCGGTCTCTACGGGGTGCTGCGGCCCCTCGACCTGATCCAGCCGTACCGGCTCGAGATGGGGACGAAGCTGTCCACCGGCGCCGGCGACACCCTCTACGACTTCTGGGGGGACACGATCACCGAGATGCTCGCCGCTGACCTCGCCGCCAGCCCGGGGGCGAAGGTGCTCGTGAACCTCGCGTCGAAGGAGTACTTCTCCGCAGTCGATCCCGACGGGCTCGCAGGGCGCGTCATCACGCCGCGGTTCATGGACACCAACGATGACGGCGACCTGCGGGTAATGGGGATGTTCGCGAAGCAGGCCCGCGGTGCGATGGCGCGGTGGATCATCACCGACAGGGTCACCGCTCTCAGGGACCTCGACGACTTTGCCGGCCTCGGCTACCGGTTCGATCCCGAGCTGTCCGACGTCGACGAGCCCGTCTTCGTCCGTTCGCGCGCAGACCGCT